The nucleotide window AACTCTAAGATACAGTTACtttaaaaattatgaaaagaaaagaaaacaaaacttaTGTGTCTTTCTTCTGGATAGTTTGAGGCCATCGTATCAGTGTGAGACACATCCTAGATGCAACATCTTTGGACTACCCATCTTTCCTGTTTGTTTTTTCTTTACAGTAAGGTAAGAGAATATGGTCATTCACACACTATATACAGCAAGAATTCAAATTACAGTCCTATACAAGTTCTGGATTCTGTCAGACTGTTGGTGCTTTGTATACCAGGCGATACACCAAACTGTACAGCCTGATGTGATGATGTCACTGAAGAACATAATAAATACAACAATGAATGCTAGTGTCCTATATCAAGCTGTATACTTTGGTGCCGAACTTGATCAGACTGGTAAATACCAATCAATATATATTGGGGCCTCcagtatttaaatccttgataTGCAGTAAGATCCATCCATCAATTTCTAGATTTGTTGACATACATGTCCTAGATAGGTTCATCAAGTTCTGTATCTTATATCTACTGCCACATTCCACCATCCAATGATTAAAGGCAACAACATCAAATATCTATGCTGTGGGAAAGCTATTCTTGATCTAAGCTCAATTTTTTTCAATTCATATGTGTGGCGCATATAAACTTGAAAATAataatcctttttctttttaagtcgGCTTAGAATCTTCACTAACAAATGCTGTGCAGCATCTTTGTTCTGTTGCTCAATGGAATGATCTACACATTAACAATAACGAGATATATTTCTTATGAAATACTTTAAGCTTCCAGACCTTTATCATGGAAAATTCTTGACTATGGTAACCTACAAAAAGTCGATGATGGATTACAATATATGAATATGCATGTCATCCATCTAGCGAGCGACAGTGCCATACTGTTGGcatcattatgcttaatgattttCACTTTtgctatttttatctttttctttttctgttctcTGTCTTCATGCTTGTGAAGTCCCCAAAGAGAAGTATAATATGAACATCTTCATGCACCAGTATCATGTTGCATGCCCAAAGTTATTCTGTCTTATTGTCTCATCATTGTTTTCTAATTCTATCTGTACCACAAAACCTGTTTTGAGACATTAGTTCTTGTTGGAGAAGTAATTCACTGATTAGAAATATACTTATGTTAACAGCCAGATCATCTCCTGGATGATGCTAATTCTGCTGAAAAAAAAATAGGCACCATGAGGGCTCAGAGAGGATCATATTTGTTCCGGTCACTCATTGACAGTGATGCAATCTTAGCTTTTGGTTCTGATTGGCCGGTGAGTATTCTTAAGTATGattttttcttaatttaaaaCCTTGAGAAACTTTTACATAGATGTACCACTTATGAAAGTTGACTGCTAAGTCATTGCTGGTGCATTGTCATTCTAGGTTGCTGATATCAATCCACTTGGAGCCATAAAAGCAGCACTATACCGAGTCCCTCCAGGATGGGAAAATGCTTGGATTCCGAGTGAGCGTATGGCTTTATATGATGCTCTGAAAGCGTAAGATACTTTCCTCCTATAGTCTTTGCTGCTGTTGGTTTACAAAAGAGATGACACTTTGGGAATATTCAGTAGTTATTGCTATCTTAATTTGCAAGTTTGGCACATACAATTGCAGTGAATCAAAGCTTAGTTGAAATGGATGAGATACAAAATGGTTCGCCTTATCGGTTCATACCGATGTACATACTGAACTGTATTGACATATCGACACACGATATGGTGGGATGTACATACAAAtcgatatgtaccgcccatattgGTCCTCtgtcggactggtatgtaccgcctgTATCGGGTGGTTTGTTACGGTATGACAAACCTTACATATACCAAAAaagtatatttttctttaaaaattgGCAATTGTTCCAAAGAAAACAGTTCTGAGAAAGTTTTTCATGCCTTGTGATTTTCAAATGATTCTTTGTAGAAGGAAAGATTATGTGGATAACTGCCAGTACAAATTTAAGGCTGGATTATTTATAATCTAGATTACATATTAAAATATTGTTCAACATTGAGTGAGGATCTTGATAGAAGACTTGTCATCAAGAAGGTAATAAATGGCAGGTCTTGGGTTGACGTGTGTATGTATGTGTGCATGCATATTTGTATGCATATACAATTAAGAAAACTGTGGTTCGTTGATACCTGGACCAAAAAACTTAAAGTTTTCTGGTTTCTTTGGCCTAGTATGTATCTAAGTTCTAGAGTTCTGGTTCtctctattttttcttcttttcactaaTATGTTATCTTTCTTTCTTAAGTTACCATTCAGTTACTTTACCTCACAAGTGTCAATTTGTGAAATTTTTTCTTAATAGCATATGAACTACTTGTCTCATTAGAAATATCAGTCATATACCTGGTGGTGTGTAAAATTTTAAACCGTCCTTACTTCTACCCAAAATCCATTGTGGGAAATTGTTTGATTTTGGGAATTTGGATTACCACCTGCTCTTTAAGATTCTGCAGGTCTTATCATGTGGTCTAGTCAAGTTGGAAGGAAGCAAGTATTAACTGGCATGGTCATTGTTCTACTTGAACAAGAAGGCAAACCAAAAGGAAAACATGAAGATGTGGAAATAAGTATAAAATACTAACCTCAGTTCTGTCCAGCCTTATATTAGTTATCCAATATCCACATTAAATGAATCAAGGCATTTAGCAATCAAGCAATGAGATGTTCTCTTCCCAGCCATTTTTTCACTTATCTAGAGCTAATGTGAGGTGGCAAGGAGTGATAGGGCCACCAGGTGAGATAGAACAGCAAGAGGGAGGGACGAGAGTGCAGCTATGAACCTTGTGAATTTAAAATTGTTAAAGCCAAGGTTTATAATACCGTTGGAGCAGTATGGACCATCCAACAACCTACTAGCATGCAAACCAAGGTAAACTGGCTGGTATGCCTGGTATAAGATTCATATCGCTAGGTATGCTCCAGTATtgggccatatatatatatatatatatatatatatatatatatcaaggtttgccgtaccggactgtaccgcccggtacgggcggtatgtaccggtccgacaggctagcggtacgcggaccgccctgtaccggtccgcccataccgagcactgtagcagtgcactgtagcactgtagcactgctacagtactcggtacacctgggtgtactgagcggtataccgtaccgtaccggtaccgagcccgggtcgaaacgtcggtacggtacggtacggtgaaccttgatatatatatatatatatgtaaggttTTTTCTGAAACTTGGCACATAGCAATATACCAACACGTGTCGCTCATATGGCTCAGACCATATGTATCGGTGTGTTGGTATGGCTCAGAGCACCTCAAAGTTCATTTTCTCAAATCGTCTATCAAAATATGTTTTCATTAACATACGGCATAATGCAACCAATTAAGGGTCATTCTGATGATGAATCTTTGAGGTGATTTATGTGCAATAATTATAATGTAGGAATGCTTAAAATATCTTGGACGGTCATGCCTTCCATGCAGGGAAGAGGCCAGGATACTACTTATTAGGCTAtacaattataataaattttgggGTTACTTTGATATGGAGAAAATATTCGAATATATCAGATATCATCATACCTTGAGATTAAAAACAATCTGAACCTTAACAATTTGACTTATGGACAACATAACCTTTTGAGGCATGGACATTTCCACGTCTCTGAAGAATTACTTGGTGTGCATACTAGTGGAAATATAAGACTGAATTTTGAATATTAATAATGCTATGTCAAATGGATTAATGTTGGATTTTTTAGTGTCTCTTAGGATATTTGCTGCTTAATGTCTTTAAATCTGACCTTCATCCAATCATGTGTAGATCTTCTTTCAACACATTGGCAACTTAATTTCTTTCAACACATTCAACATTCAAAACATGTTGAATGTCTATATTATTTCTGAGTTGCATCAGAtacattaatataaaattattaacatCATTAAATGCTTATTTTGAATATGGTAGGTCGACCATTTCAGCTGCCTACGCTGGCTTCTTAGACCAAGAGTTGGGTAGTCTGTCCGCAGATAAGTATGCAGATTTTGTAGTATTACCAGTCGATTCATGGGATCAATTGGCAGGGGATTTACCTACTACTGTATTGGCAACATATGTAAATGGCAAGCAAGCTTATCCATGAGATTGTACCAAATTTTTTTGCCTGAGTGATGAATCAATGTGTCCTTGAGATAATATATATAGAGTGCAAAGTTGAAGGTAGGGATGATATGCTATCAGCAATAGTTGCTTTTAATTTGTAAAGAATCATTATGTAACTCATGGTTGCATCTGGAAGCATACAAAGGTACGAAAGTAAAAACTACATTTTGCCAGGTACAGAATTTTAATAGGTTCAAGCACCAAGATTAAGCTTCTTTAGAGGTCATCATCGATTTCTTTTTGTAATTTTTAGCAGGTGCAATCACAATGCGATCGAGCAGCTGATGTTGGTATGTTGTTCTAAACGATTTTGAACTTACTGACCAGTGAACAAAGGTTCTTTAGCAGTTCCGCAATGCTAAGCATTTCTCACGGCTTCTATCGAGGCGAGCATAGACATCCAGTTCCAGGGTTGTCATCCACCTATCTGCAGGTACAACATTTGATTCTTGTGATGTGCTTTTAATCATCTTCCTCTACTGTGATATGCTTCGATGCTATAAAAAAACTTGCTGCTAGTGCATATCTCATAGAGGTAGTCAAATTGGACTAGTGATCTAAGTTTTACATAGTCTTAATTGTTTCTTCTCATGTACTAGTTGGATTAATAACCTCTGAGATCACTAATACATGCCATCAAAACTGATCCTTCCGTACACGGATAGACTTGCTGAATTTAATTTTTTCTAACTTGGTTGAAGGAGTCCCCAAAAGGCAACCTTGGCGCATAGTTTGGTTTGCAAGTTAGCAGGTAGATTTGTAGAGTCGACTGAATCATTCTCATGATGAACTAAGAGAAGAGTTGGTACTCGTTCAGGATAAAGTTTGATGAACAGGACAAGATTATGGCCAAGCTTTGTCCATTAGAATAAGCAGCCAAACAGTAGAAAGTGGTAAGTTCTTGCCCCAATCATTATTGTGCTTGGATAAGCCTGTGTTGCTTAGATTCGAAGTTAACTTCGATGGCTGGACGTCAAGAACACAGGGTGTTATGTGCATGTCATCTCAAACCTGTCGTGATAAATGCGGGCTCAGTTGGTCAACCAGCCATACGCTTAAATCATTCCAAGGAAGAAGACATCAAAACAAACCCTCCTAAGCATCATTGATGATCCAAAGTTGTTTTTGAATTTTGGTCTTTGACTTTTCAAAGTGACGTAAACCGACATTAATGGTCAGCTTTGGACGGCTGTTCAACTCGAGTCCTTCGATGTGGGGAATAGCAGAACACATTAATGGCGCCCATCGgcattacttgcttactactgttCTTCCCGTCACCACCCCGTATTGTGGAAGGACTAGTGCTCCTTTCGTTACCAGTTGTTGACCTTTTCATTCATTAGTACATGCATGCACGTTACTGGCCATGCATAGTTTTCACCCACTTGGCTGCATCACAAGTGTAGTCAAAGGGAAATTGCGCTAATTATATAGGAAATTATGCTAATAATATAAGATTAATGGACGAAGGCAAAATGGTAGAAAGAGGTTTTTGGCGGCGCATACACTTGCCTGTATCAAAAGTCAGTACTGGATTTTATATTCTAATATTGTTTGAAGTTAACAAGTCAAATTGACGTATGCATCAATGTATGTATAAGTTCCTGTGCCATAATGCATTCAACGATAAAATCTATTCCAAGCAACTCACCGAGTACAATGAATCATCTCATGAAGCTGACCTGAGTGATTTGACTAGGGCAAACTTCGTTCCAAGTCAAGGATGGAGATAGATTGTGTCATGGCCACAGCACAACACCATTTGTGATTTTGTACATTTAATGTAATTTCTATAATGTATGATAGCTAAAACGTGTACATAACTCCTTTATCCACTAAATTGACACGATAATTTTACGCAACATCTTAAGTACATCCTCAATTTAATTCATCTTTGTTAAAACGTATAATCTGTAgaagcctcttcttcttctttttctaatcTTGGGAGGATGTCCTCATTTTTAGGTTTTCTATTTGATACGTTTATTTTTCTCTAATATCATAAATATATGTTACCATTGCTAATGTCTTTTTATCTCTTCGTTACAATAATTTTACTCTTGATTGTTGTCATAATAGGATGAAGACAAGAGGAAATAGATGGTCACGATAAAATGAAAGCGATGAAGTTGAAATAATGGGTGAAAGCGATAAGGCCTTACGATGGGATAAAGATGATCACAGTGGGGCAAAAGCGACAATGGCGAAGGATATTTAGGATACCAAAAAATATTGAGGATATTAaatgagaaaattaaaaaaaataagagaatcataccaaaaaaaaaagcatcaaaaGGAgagttttttgaaaaaaaatatatcctttttaaaatttatgatcatcTAATCATATCTTAAAGATAATATTATAGTAAATCATGAATTTGAGTCGAAAAAAATCTTTCTTGCGTGGCCAATTTAGCAAATCATGGATCCCTATCACCATATTACCAAACCGCATATCTTACTTGTCTCATTAGATCCACCATACCAACCGAAGTCAAGAaggaaaagttatgaacattaaTGCCTGTGATGTACGTATGCAATCACGTATTAAGAACAAATACTGACAACATACACGAAAACACAAAGCTGAGGGCTTTCATTGCTGAAAATATTACATGTTTTGACATAACTGAATTCGAAGTTGATTCCTAAGTATGATCACATTTGAAAGCCAATTTGGAAGTCAGAAGTGCTTTTCTTATACGTTGAAGAATTGATTTCCAGTCGACGAAGAATTGATTGGTAAGGAGGATTAGGTTGCCATCATTTCGATAGTACTTACGACGCAGAGGGCCACAATAGAAGGAAGAAAACCTAAACTTGGCTGGACCGacatataatataattcttgtgatTTATATTCTAGTGAAAATATCATGCAATAATAATATGTTCTCTCCATTGCAAAATTCTagtaatttatatattattatacacAGTCGATAGGTTTCATGTtcgaaattatttttttcaaaaaaaaattgttaatataaaatatattaactcAAAATGAAATATCAACTATTAAGTACAAAAAAGAGTTAGTTAGATATGCCCAATTATTATCGATTGAGCTATGTTCTAAATAGAATAATGGACTTGTAAtttctttaaaatattaaattaaaacacATAAATTaatgtataatatatatgtaaTACAAACATATGGCAATTTAAAACAACTATTCATCGTGGCACTTGAGACCGATGGGAACCGTGTGTCGGTGACTAGCGAAGTCAAGTGAGGAAGGTTGAGTAGAACGATGAACGACAAGTTTATTAACCAGTAAAGTCGAACTAGTTTTATTTGAGAGTTATCTATCGAAATAATAATATTCTTATAGATCTATTAACGACAAGTGGATTTATCTTATATTAGAGAATTAATAGTTCAGTTCATGCAagtcaataaaaaataatcaaaaaagtTACCCCTCATTTTGCCTGATAATTTGATCCAATTTGATTTTGATAATCATGTAATTTTTATCAATCATGTGGTGTTACTATGGTTTCACGATAATGTGACCGAAGTAAAAATTATTCATCCACGTGTGAATAAGACTTGCAAGTCATATGTTACACGAAGCACATATGGCTTGCAAGTCTCTCGTGTGTGAATCCATTGGCTAGTTGCGATTGATCGAATGTTTGCTGAGTTATGCCAAGCATGGTTATCGTGTTTTTCATACTATTAAGCATGGTTAATAAAACTCGAATTGACTTGATCTCGATCAGTTCGATTCACTAATACGATTACTTCGAGTGTTAAAATAATTATCAAAAGATATTTAAATTCTTTTATTATAACTAAAAAATGAATCAATTAATCAGAGATATTTATCACTCTCTTATTGACAAATTAAgcatatttttgaaatatatcaTATGAAACTTTGAATATTCAATCATTAATAAGTGAGTCTGGTACACTTCTCATCATGAAATCAAAATCAATATTACACGAATCTATAATACAAAATTGATGTCGACAGTTGGAACATGTTAATTAAGCATACAAAATCGATGTCGCCTAGCCAAATCTAATCTCCCTATCATTCGCTCGATCCACATCCAAGTCACTTGGATACACCACCGATCGCACGTTTCATCCTCAACCCACTTAAAATACTTGGGAAATCAAATCACGGCCGACATGTTACCAAATCAAACTGGCTGATATCATTGACAATGGAGCCATCTTCTTAGGTTCATACCAATCACATTCAACAATTCTaaccctatatttttctttgttttaggACGTGGCTCCCTCCAACCCACACTCTATGTGTGCATTTATAATTGCGGTTGACCGAGTCCAACTAAATCATGTAATGAATTCAATGCATTTTTTATGTATTGATTGGCTAGTTTAGATGGTAATAATCATCATTTCAAGTTTTTAGGATCAAAATCCatctaatataatataatataactaTTTTGTTGGATGATAAACTATTCCAAAGTGAGACTTTTATGTATAACACAAGTAGAGATAGAAGAAGATAGGTGGTGATATATCCTCGTAGACAGTTGACTTTTTCCCAGCAACGTCATGGCCTCTGACCACCGACCGGATCAAAGACCTAAACCACGGAATAGTCCAAGTCAACCCGCCTCCCACCCCTTCCTATATAATTACTCACCAGTGGCTCTTCCTCCGACCTTCAGCCCTCTCAAAGTCATAATctttggcttcttcttcttctccatctaAACCATGGGCAATGGGATCTCGCCTTGCTTCAACCCCGCCTCCAAGGGCGGCCTCGTCAAGCTCATCTTCTGGGGCGGCGCCACCGAGTTCTTGGCCGAGAAGCAGCTCGCCGGGCAGCTCATGTTCCGGTTCCCGGACCGCATCGTCTGCCACGCTGACTCGTTCTACATCGGCCACCCCGTCCCCGTCCTCTCCATTGACGACGAGCTCCTCCCTGGCCAGGCCTACTTCGTCCTTCCCATCGACAAGTTCTCGTGCCACGATCCCCTCACCGCTGTGTCGCTCGCCTCGCTGTCCTCCGGCCGCACCAAGCCGTCGCTGGCCGGCAACGGGGAATCCCCCTTTGAGTACGTGAAGGGCGAAGACGGCCGGCTGCTGATCAAGGTGCTCCCGGAGTTCATAACCAAGGTCATCACCTCTGTCGAAGACGGACAAAAGTGTGGCAGCGACGGGGGGACTCTGTGCACTACGCCGGAGTTGAGGAAGCACTACTCGCAGCTCGTCGGGCCGAGAGATCACCCATGGTCGCCGAAGCTGGAGACGATATCGGAGACCAAGAAAAGGATATCCGCAGGCAGGTTATCGCCTGTTCGGCTATTAGGGTTTGAGAGGAGATCATGTTAACTCCTCCTGTTTGTTCCACATGCATCTAATGTTGCGTACGTCCGAATGTTGCAGGTGAAAGCTAGCCGCTCTCTGATTAGGGTTCTTAGAGCAAGGTGTATATATTTATGGACATACATAATTTATGGACGACTGCCTCTCTTTTATCTTTTAGCATACAATTTGATGAAGAACGAAGAAACTAAGCAGTCAGTCGATTGTCCATCAAATCCTTACCTCTTTTTCGTAAATAATGACCATAAGATTGTTGATGAGTATGGACAATATACTATCTTCTTCTACAATGTCCCTTGTGTAAATTTCATAGCTTCAAGAATCATTTTATGTCTTCtatattttatatttgttttttGGGTTGAGACAGTAAGTATATTAGGATTTGTAGAGTCAATGTCTCATTAAGACACAAAATCCTAGGAAAAAAGAGTCAtggggtttgattcttttatgaatatattatgtatctctatattttgttgaaaaaaataaaatatgagaaTTACTTTATATGCTACTAGTTTTTCTTTAAGGTGTTAAAAATTTAAAGAGGGTGAgagaaaaaatttaaattctttgAGACTTAGGTAAAAATTGTGTAAGGGGATTTGTAATAAAGATTGAGATTAGATAGTCTTATAATTgattttattcaaattattaaaatattttaattagttcaagtttttctctctctttcttagatggttgggAGATTCATTTATTTTCGATTATTCCTTTAACTTCTAAAGTTCTTGATTGATTGGTGAAaggagaggagaaaaagaaaattatgtCTAGTACTAACGTGGCCTATCGATATAAGTGATTTGTTTTGTGCTTTCCGCGTTTGCTTACTAAGTGTTTGTATTTACATTATTACGAAGAAAATTATATTATACGAAAAATAAGTAAGCAGCCATTTTTGTAATCCAATAGATCTTATTCCTTTAAATGTTTATATATTTTTGGGCAAATGTCAATGCCTCCTTTAATGTTTGGATACTATATTATTAGCAAAATGATGATAGGTacacttagcaattttagatAGATTGAATTAGGATGAAGTCTTGTGCGTCAGAAtccaatatatatttatatatatgtaagtgGATGAATCGAGTTTGATTAGATCAATTGAGATGCAAGTCTTTTTTTGTGAATAGAAAGGGCAATTATTTAAGAGACACATGAATTGAGATTTCATGGTCATCAATATAGAGAGAGATGGATGAGACACTAATCCATGGGGATTAGTGATAGAAAGTGTGTGACATTTGCAATAATGAGTTAAGTATCATATGCATTTGTTTTCTAATGATTTGTGCTTTCCCGTGTTTCATAGATTTTCCTACACACAGATTTACTATAAATCTTGTCTTGTCCTATATTTCATGTGTTATTGTTCCTCCCTCAGTCAACGTGATCTATGATTCGGATCTAAGGTATGAAGTGCATTAGATCTTACAAATCGAGTGCCAACATTTATTAAACCCCTTACGGCTTATCATCTTATTCTATATAATTGGGTCGCTTAatcattatatttttcttttgtatttatgtCAAATGCAAAACGTAAATATGGCATCATCAACTTTTCCCTAATGCCAAAGGATTGGAACAAAAATGCATATCATATATCATCTCTTATTCATATTATATTGTTTATCGGGAACATCAAAACTAGATTTAATACTAAGCGTCAATATCTTTCTAAGCTAAGCTAAGCTAAGCTAACAATGGcttcttttatcttcttcttatcttttaaATCTAATTAATGTATCCATACTTCCTCTAATTTCGTCTCCAAATTGGTCAGGTTCTATGAAAGTGGTCGTTGTAAGCTTTCCTTAAGTGTTTTACGATGCACAAACCTAAAAGTTATATTTGAGAACATGTTTGCATTTCTAATGTTTAGTTGGAAAAAGAGATTTGAATGCTTTGAGTATctgataaataatagatgaaaattgtattttaaatatgtattaacgtaaattttattcaataaaattatatttcaaaagttcattgaatatttttgataaatttacTCTTCTGATGttcttaatatttattcaaaaataaatatatatttttatttaaattaataaatatatatatataataaaaaaatgaatgtatgtaatcttataaaaattttgtatggcccaaatatataataaataaaaatatataatcacataaataaatataaaatactctttagaaataaataaataaataaataaaattttatcttaaaaaatataatttatattagatTCTTACTAAATTATTTtggtaatattataattttagattAAGTTACAAGGTATTTTTGAAActtaaaaaattacattagtATCCTGCAAATGCAAAGATTAGTACTAATACTATCCTAAAGTAGTATATGAGTATTTCCAATACAGTATTAAGACCAGatgtgatttgaaaaagaatttcCAAACATTAATCTTCATTTGAAATATGCATTGGGTCCACATTCGAAATGTATTCATTCACAAATGCACCCTAAAATATCATTCATATGATGTTTATATACAtaatttcacatttatcataTATCAATTG belongs to Musa acuminata AAA Group cultivar baxijiao chromosome BXJ1-11, Cavendish_Baxijiao_AAA, whole genome shotgun sequence and includes:
- the LOC135596567 gene encoding uncharacterized protein LOC135596567 produces the protein MGNGISPCFNPASKGGLVKLIFWGGATEFLAEKQLAGQLMFRFPDRIVCHADSFYIGHPVPVLSIDDELLPGQAYFVLPIDKFSCHDPLTAVSLASLSSGRTKPSLAGNGESPFEYVKGEDGRLLIKVLPEFITKVITSVEDGQKCGSDGGTLCTTPELRKHYSQLVGPRDHPWSPKLETISETKKRISAGRLSPVRLLGFERRSC